The region TTCATAGATCCAGATGGAATCCTAAATGCTTGAGCTATGAAAAATATAACAAAAAGAACTATAACAATAGTTCCTGTCCATGAGTTTGAAAATTTATAAGCTTTATGTAAAACTTTTTTCATTAAAACTCTTTTGACTCTAAAAGTTTTTTAGCGTTTATCTTTGCAGCTTTTAAAGTGTTGCTAAGAAGCATAGCAATTGTCATAGGTCCAACTCCACCAGGGCTTGGAGTTATGTATGAACATTTTTTACTTACATTTTCAAAGTCAACATCACCTACGAGTTTTCCCTCTTTAGTTCTGCTAACTCCGATATCTATGATGATAACATTGTCTTTAACCATATCTTCAGTTATAAGATTTATAATACCAACACCAACTAAAACTATATCTGCATCTAGAGTATGCTTTTTCAAATCGTCTGTAAATATATGACAAACTTCAACAGTAGCATCTGCATTTAGAAGTAGGGCAGCCATAGGTTTTCCAACTATGTTTGAAGCACCAACTACTACACAATTTTTACCCTTTACATCAATGTCATACTCTTTTAAGAGTTCCATAACACCAAGAGGAGTACAAGGCACAAAACCATCAAGTCCTGTAGTTAAACGACCAACATTGTATGGATGAAAACCATCAACATCTTTCTCTGGTGAAACAAGTTCTAAAAGTTTAGTTGTATCTATGTGAGAAGGAAGAGGAAGTTGAATTAAAATACCATCAACATTAGTGTCATTGTTTAGCATCTTAATAGTTTTCTCAATTGCATCTTGAGATATCGTTTCTGGCATTTCGTGAGTTATTGAGTAGAAATCAACTCTATCACAAGCTTTTTTCTTCATATTGACATATGCAGAACTTGCTGGGTCTTTTCCTACTAAGACAACAGCTAAACCAGGTGTGCATCCACAAGTTGATTTTAATTTTTCAACCTCTTTGGAAACTTTTTCTTCTATCTTTTTTGAGAGGGCTCTACCATCTAGTAATTGCATCTATACCTCATAAATAATTTTTTTATCATTATACCCATCAAATAATAATATCGGGCTTTAGGTACTTTCTATAATGTTTTTTTTGATACTATACGATTATATATTTAGAGGTTTTTTTATGAAATATTTACTGCTTTTTAGCTTTGCTAGTCTTTTATTTGGAGCTACTTCGTTTATAACTCCACTTGAGTATGCATCTCAGCTATATAAAAATCCAAGAGGCATAGGATGTCATCACTGTCATGGAGAAAAGGGTGAGGGAAAATTAGTGGCTAATTATATGCATAAAAAAGAGAAAAAAACATTTAAAGGTCCAAGTATAAATAAACTAGATTTCAACAAATTTTATAGAGCTTTAGATGAGAGAAAAAATGGAATGCCAAGATACTTTTTGACAAAAAAAGAGGTTCAAGCTCTATATTTTTATCTTCAACAAAACAAAGAAAAAACAGATGCAAAGTAAAATAGAAGAAGCACTAAATAAAAGAGATTTAACAGCCTTAGA is a window of uncultured Sulfurimonas sp. DNA encoding:
- the folD gene encoding bifunctional methylenetetrahydrofolate dehydrogenase/methenyltetrahydrofolate cyclohydrolase FolD, yielding MQLLDGRALSKKIEEKVSKEVEKLKSTCGCTPGLAVVLVGKDPASSAYVNMKKKACDRVDFYSITHEMPETISQDAIEKTIKMLNNDTNVDGILIQLPLPSHIDTTKLLELVSPEKDVDGFHPYNVGRLTTGLDGFVPCTPLGVMELLKEYDIDVKGKNCVVVGASNIVGKPMAALLLNADATVEVCHIFTDDLKKHTLDADIVLVGVGIINLITEDMVKDNVIIIDIGVSRTKEGKLVGDVDFENVSKKCSYITPSPGGVGPMTIAMLLSNTLKAAKINAKKLLESKEF
- a CDS encoding c-type cytochrome, whose protein sequence is MKYLLLFSFASLLFGATSFITPLEYASQLYKNPRGIGCHHCHGEKGEGKLVANYMHKKEKKTFKGPSINKLDFNKFYRALDERKNGMPRYFLTKKEVQALYFYLQQNKEKTDAK